From the genome of Notolabrus celidotus isolate fNotCel1 chromosome 5, fNotCel1.pri, whole genome shotgun sequence, one region includes:
- the LOC117812400 gene encoding uncharacterized protein LOC117812400 isoform X1, with the protein MSESFLRSAITEALPDLPDVAKDILQETLQSLGVETHDDFQFVKEEDLLSALRPIQARKLVAAWGLKCPFQESGSSSLTASPGPSPSMVSLSPISTSSSSSQSPRGSLPDSFMIPWGQFPEALTQDLERGRRPKPSMRKEMVRIVVREMMKAATSLSKKNATDVARQLVSKYPKSLQDVIEGDIIGTGYSSLVKQIQNRIENVKRPTTPKIQKRKSHYSDTDEVPPEKRAAIQDTYGCIRWHVKFLPLGETPESQQQKKEELKNLFSQNEQSPGPLKMLMKSTFYSQRQDVNQGKDMKYLLENWPYWFHENGMNVHFNELTGVALKETFLKNVEQKGERLLNFMKTVAVNKSKRFYQAATKLQMMMGEHPGNTQVTEMVLLLLAYFDERDDVMFHYVEDTCLAGEVVMDRVPLTPTIVVCGQSCYSSRRMMLSVDHVIVNENISSFISSLCMLFGSYYCFNIHYPTALASTLEFLQSCFFSINPEKGTKVERTNAKRLHVNPRVITLIQDLSDHEWRSD; encoded by the exons ATGTCTGAATCATTTCTACGCTCTGCCATCACGGAGGCCTTGCCTGACCTTCCAGACGTAGCAAAGGATATCCTGCAAGAAACTCTTCAATCTCTAGGTGTAGAGACCCATGATGACTTTCAGTTTGTTAAGGAAGAAGATTTGTTGTCAGCCTTGAGGCCCATACAAGCCCGGAAGCTGGTTGCTGCGTGGGGTCTAAAAT GTCCCTTCCAAGAAAGTGGTTCTTCAAGCCTTACTGCCTCACCAGGACCTTCCCCTTCCATGGTGTCTCTGTCGCCAATTTCAACGTCATCATCCAGCAGTCAGAGCCCAAGAGGCAGTCTTCCAGACTCATTCATGATACCATGGGGACAGTTCCCAGAGGCTTTGACACAGGATTTGGAGAGAGGAAGGCGTCCAAAACCAAGTATGAGGAAAGAGATGGTCAGAATTGTGGTCCGCGAAATGATGAAAGCAGCCACCTCATTAAGTAAGAAGAATGCTACTGATGTGGCTAGGCAATTAGTGTCAAAATACCCCAAGTCACTCCAAGATGTCATTGAGGGCGACATAATTGGCACAGGGTACAGCTCCCTCGTGAAACAAATTCAAAATCGGATCGAAAATGTGAAAAGACCTACAACAccaaaaattcaaaaaagaaaatcacactACTCTGACACCGACGAAGTCCCCCCTGAAAAACGGGCAGCGATTCAAGACACCTATGGGTGCATCCGTTGGCATGTCAAGTTTCTGCCCCTTGGGGAAACGCCCGAAAGccagcagcagaagaaagagGAGCTAAAAAATCTGTTCAGCCAGAATGAACAAAGCCCAGGTCCTTTGAAAATGCTGATGAAGTCCACATTCTACAGCCAGCGACAAGACGTGAACCAAGGGAAAGACATGAAGTACCTCCTGGAAAACTGGCCATATTGGTTTCATGAAAATGGCATGAATGTTCACTTTAACGAGCTCACTGGAGTTGCCCTGAAGGAAACCTTCTTGAAAAATGTGGAACAGAAGGGGGAAAGGCTCTTGAACTTCATGAAGACAGTTGCTGTCAACAAATCCAAAAGATTCTATCAAGCTGCAACAAAGCTACAGATGATGATGGGAGAACACCCAGGCAACACACAGGTCACAGAGATGGTGCTGCTTCTTCTGGCTTATTTTGACGAGAGAGATGATGTGATGTTCCATTACGTGGAGGACACTTGCCTGGCTGGCGAAGTGGTCATGGACCGAGTTCCCTTGACTCCCACAATTGTTGTATGTG gACAATCCTGCTATTCCTCCAGAAGGATGATGCTGAGTGTGGATCACGTCATCGTGAATGAGAACATCTCTTCCTTCATCTCGTCCTTGTGCATGCTGTTTGGGTCTTATTACTGCTTCAACATCCATTACCCAACTGCACTTGCATCCACCCTGGAGTTCCTACAGAG CTGTTTCTTCTCCATTAATCCAGAGAAGGGGACGAAAGTGGAGCGAACAAATGCAAAGCGCTTGCATGTCAATCCAAGAGTCATTACGTTGATTCAGGACCTCTCCGACCACGAATGGCGTTCCGATTAA
- the LOC117812400 gene encoding uncharacterized protein LOC117812400 isoform X2 → MSESFLRSAITEALPDLPDVAKDILQETLQSLGVETHDDFQFVKEEDLLSALRPIQARKLVAAWGLKCPFQESGSSSLTASPGPSPSMVSLSPISTSSSSSQSPRGSLPDSFMIPWGQFPEALTQDLERGRRPKPSMRKEMVRIVVREMMKAATSLSKKNATDVARQLVSKYPKSLQDVIEGDIIGTGYSSLVKQIQNRIENVKRPTTPKIQKRKSHYSDTDEVPPEKRAAIQDTYGCIRWHVKFLPLGETPESQQQKKEELKNLFSQNEQSPGPLKMLMKSTFYSQRQDVNQGKDMKYLLENWPYWFHENGMNVHFNELTGVALKETFLKNVEQKGERLLNFMKTVAVNKSKRFYQAATKLQMMMGEHPGNTQVTEMVLLLLAYFDERDDVMFHYVEDTCLAGEVVMDRVPLTPTIVVCGQSCYSSRRMMLSVDHVIVNENISSFISSLCMLFGSYYCFNIHYPTALASTLEFLQREGDESGANKCKALACQSKSHYVDSGPLRPRMAFRLKRCSSE, encoded by the exons ATGTCTGAATCATTTCTACGCTCTGCCATCACGGAGGCCTTGCCTGACCTTCCAGACGTAGCAAAGGATATCCTGCAAGAAACTCTTCAATCTCTAGGTGTAGAGACCCATGATGACTTTCAGTTTGTTAAGGAAGAAGATTTGTTGTCAGCCTTGAGGCCCATACAAGCCCGGAAGCTGGTTGCTGCGTGGGGTCTAAAAT GTCCCTTCCAAGAAAGTGGTTCTTCAAGCCTTACTGCCTCACCAGGACCTTCCCCTTCCATGGTGTCTCTGTCGCCAATTTCAACGTCATCATCCAGCAGTCAGAGCCCAAGAGGCAGTCTTCCAGACTCATTCATGATACCATGGGGACAGTTCCCAGAGGCTTTGACACAGGATTTGGAGAGAGGAAGGCGTCCAAAACCAAGTATGAGGAAAGAGATGGTCAGAATTGTGGTCCGCGAAATGATGAAAGCAGCCACCTCATTAAGTAAGAAGAATGCTACTGATGTGGCTAGGCAATTAGTGTCAAAATACCCCAAGTCACTCCAAGATGTCATTGAGGGCGACATAATTGGCACAGGGTACAGCTCCCTCGTGAAACAAATTCAAAATCGGATCGAAAATGTGAAAAGACCTACAACAccaaaaattcaaaaaagaaaatcacactACTCTGACACCGACGAAGTCCCCCCTGAAAAACGGGCAGCGATTCAAGACACCTATGGGTGCATCCGTTGGCATGTCAAGTTTCTGCCCCTTGGGGAAACGCCCGAAAGccagcagcagaagaaagagGAGCTAAAAAATCTGTTCAGCCAGAATGAACAAAGCCCAGGTCCTTTGAAAATGCTGATGAAGTCCACATTCTACAGCCAGCGACAAGACGTGAACCAAGGGAAAGACATGAAGTACCTCCTGGAAAACTGGCCATATTGGTTTCATGAAAATGGCATGAATGTTCACTTTAACGAGCTCACTGGAGTTGCCCTGAAGGAAACCTTCTTGAAAAATGTGGAACAGAAGGGGGAAAGGCTCTTGAACTTCATGAAGACAGTTGCTGTCAACAAATCCAAAAGATTCTATCAAGCTGCAACAAAGCTACAGATGATGATGGGAGAACACCCAGGCAACACACAGGTCACAGAGATGGTGCTGCTTCTTCTGGCTTATTTTGACGAGAGAGATGATGTGATGTTCCATTACGTGGAGGACACTTGCCTGGCTGGCGAAGTGGTCATGGACCGAGTTCCCTTGACTCCCACAATTGTTGTATGTG gACAATCCTGCTATTCCTCCAGAAGGATGATGCTGAGTGTGGATCACGTCATCGTGAATGAGAACATCTCTTCCTTCATCTCGTCCTTGTGCATGCTGTTTGGGTCTTATTACTGCTTCAACATCCATTACCCAACTGCACTTGCATCCACCCTGGAGTTCCTACAGAG AGAAGGGGACGAAAGTGGAGCGAACAAATGCAAAGCGCTTGCATGTCAATCCAAGAGTCATTACGTTGATTCAGGACCTCTCCGACCACGAATGGCGTTCCGATTAAAAAG GTGTTCCTCTGAGTGA